The Apium graveolens cultivar Ventura chromosome 10, ASM990537v1, whole genome shotgun sequence nucleotide sequence GACCAaatctcaatgatttcctttgaatcatttctagttcatatgttttgagaattccatatagaaattccagtgttattctgctcagatctcttccttccctgattgctgagattttctgttccaaatgaccAGGGAGAGAAGCAggaacttcaagttcacttcttcagcttcatagtatttttcatggagctgcaagtcatttatcagcttgttgaacctttcaaacacatctgttatactttcctttggcttagccatgaaaccctcatattatGAAATCATTATCCTTctctgattagatctaacttcctcagttccctcatagagtatctcaatctttttccatatttgcttggcagtgtcacaattgacaatattgttgtacatcacattgtcaagtgactcaatcaatatcaattgcaagccactatccagggaaactttctctttttcaggctcagtatactcagaagggtcttttggagcataatgagctggaatgaccatatcaccatctgttgattcttcaactctaaccataggagtgaagggcccatttttgagtaTCTGAATATAAAGTGGATTTGCCATCCTAacaaacaacaacattttctttttccaaagagtgtaattagctttgtcaaaggtaggaattttgatgctactgattctctgtatattcattcttccaagatcttgaatctgtttactttcagattttgctctgataccacttgttaggaaatgaataacacacaggggggggtgaatgtgttttattgtttttaagcttttcttgaatcttttatggctgaacaaagtaaattaaatcttgtagtgaaagtgtgttcacgcagaaattaaacttgcaagaataaagaacacggatcttcaaaactcacttaattttatattaaaattaagaatattttgctacaaaatttctaggctctttgttgataaagagcttagcttcttcttgagagtgttacaagattttttatctaaattgttacaactgactaaaagaccagtgttaactttataattcagttaactgatggtttacatagtgtacaataagacatgctattagctttagtCAACAATCACTTGccatttccatttatagaaaagtatatcttctatttctagcttaatatatctttagcatcctgtgattatcttgatcttcctttgtcagttaatcttcaccattgatcttgcacattcttcaagcggctttttgtagacttgtcaatccagctgtttggattgtttgttgattattaatcttggatattaaactgatctgcaattttatactttgagattttacctcgagatctccatttggtctatagagaacttggcatctcgataagtatattggcttatcgagatctctaatactccatagcaaatttgacttgtagaggtctctgagttctccataagagaatttggcttgtagagatctctggtctttatatcttcactttgacttatcgatatctctgagttcgctaatggcttattgacttatcgataactcagagttctttagtcaaatttgacttgtcgacaactcagagttctttagtgaattttggcttatcgatatttctgagttctctagtgaaatttgacttatcgataactcagagttctctaatgaatgttgacttctctaatgaatattgacttgtcgataactctgagttctctagtgaataaatgacttgtcgatatctccaaactccatgtcttcaatttggcttgtcgatatctctgtgagttctctagtgcctttcctgacttctcgataagtcattttgagttctcgaatgacttctctataacactaaatttgtgacttgtagatatcttgacttagaatatttttcctaaaacagatttattcaactccaagcttcttgacaattcttctgaggcatgatcttcttgatcttcttccagatagaatccttaggcttgacactgtttatagaaatAGACTCCAGTCTCCTCCTTTGAcaattttacagactttaagtgttacaagtacaaaatataaattaagataacaatacaacttacttagggttgacaaattgtcttagtcttgttaaagtacattcatgtcttgcacaacaaacgCTATCGTGGTTAAAATTAGGGGTGAGCGCGATGCGGTTTTTTCCTCGAACCGCAAACCAAACTGCACATACGGTTTGATCAAATTtccaaaccgcaaccgcaccgcGTACCCTCAAAAACCGCATAAACCACACCACGAAAATGCGGTGCGGTTTGGTGCGGTTCATTGCGGTTTATACATTACAAGTTtgaataatttaaataaatataaaacttaaatttaattaaatttacgaataatataacaaagtcgccaatattcttcaataatataaattagaaattaCACACCGTAAAATTTAACGTAGAAGCCTGGCTCGATAATTAAATGAGTTTACTATTAAATAGTTGGCTTTGTACCCTGTGTCTCATTGTTTTTGAAGAAACACAAACAGGATGATCACTATGCAACAATTGATCTTGGAGAAATAAGATGATGACTAAGCAAACACTACTAGTATGTTAAATGGAATCAGAATTAATAAATGAAATCATGAAATataagtattatatatatatatatatatattaaatattacggtgcggtgcggtttgaaccgcatttcagaaatttaaaaccataacccgcaccgcaccgcgcggtttattaaaaattcaaaccgcaacACGAAAATTAAAAACCGCATTTTGCGGTGCGGATTGGTGCGGATTGGTGCGGTGCGGGCGGTTTTTACGGTTTATGCGATTTTCTGCTCACCCCTAGTTAAAATTAATGCAGAATTAGAAAATAATAAGAATaacttaaataaaataataaataaggACAAGGATAAGATATGACAGTAAGTGtttttttgtttgtttgttttttttgAAAACGTATATAACCATTTTTTGTAAGCCATTTTGAAGGTTGGCAATTGGACTATTCGGTTTCTCTCTATTTCAACAAAAGGGACGCTGCGATCTCATCTCCTTCTCCACCGTCTGCCACCGTCTCTGTAAGTTTCCTTTCTTCCGCCTCATTTTTCCGCCTTTTTCTTTATTTCTCTGTTAAGTGCATTCCATATCAGAAACTCGGGTTTTGTTGTTGTTCTTGTTCTTGTTATAATGGATGAAGCTAGCTCTTTGTCTTCTCGCACCGTTTCTAACCGTAATCCTGAAAAGAGACCCCTCGATGAAGGAGATCAAGAATCTTTTCTTAATCTGAATAACTTAGAGATCCCTGACTTGGCCCAATGCGGCTCCTTTGATTTTCAATAGGAAGATGAGTTCTTGAAGGGTATTTCCGAGGGTCCGTTTCTCTCACCTCCGCCGAGTCCTCGTACTTTAGAGCTTAGGAATGGGATCGTAAAGGAAAGTCTTCGACTGTGTAGGGATGAGTTTTTGGATGAGTCGAGCCTTAACTATCTTAGTTATTACATTACTAAAAGGCAACCGATGGACAAATTGAAGGCGCATATTGACTTGGAGAATGGGTATCGGTATCGTGCTCCGACCGCAGATGAGCGTGTATAGATGATGCCGGAGTTTGGGATGCATGGTATACCGATGATTTTATTCCATTTTGGGCTTCGGTTACCGATGCATCCCTTATTTTTGGCGATGTACGATGCTATTGGATGTGGGATAGGTCAGTTAACGCCCAACTCTATCGCCCAACTTAGTGGATTCATAGCTTTGTGTTGTGACGGGAACATGATTCCCATGTTGAAGTTATTTTTCTCGATATATGGTGTTCGTTACCATGAGGGCCAGGTTTACTTCGATTCCCGACATAAGAGAATGAAAATTGTCAGTATGAGGTCATCGAACTCCGGGTATCATGCGAAGTGGTTGTATGTCGGGGGTTCGGATTTGGAGTTCGTGAAGCCTAGTAGTAAAGTTAGCCATGGAACAATCGATTATTTAAACAATTTGGAGAAATATGACGCAGAGTATTTGGACGAGTTTCATGGGTCCATTTCATTGTATACCCACTTATAGTTGTGGGATTTTAAGTGTTTGGAGATGCACGATTGTAAGCGGGGATGTTTTTGATAGTTTTTCTTTCATTTATTATGCATTTGTTGTTGTGAAAgattatatatatactatatcTCCCTTTTTCTTTTGCGGTTTATCTCTTCGTTTGACTGACCGTtctttttttgtgtttttgtttataTCTCAGTAGCTGGAGCCTTTTTGAAGAAGATTCTTAACAGTGGTATCCGAGAGGAGATGGACAAGGCTATGTTGTTGCTTGTTCAAAGGGCGTCTCGAGGAACCGTCGATGCTTCAAAGCCTGGCCCGTCGAATCATCCTGGTCATTCCATATCGATCGAGCTTCTTGATGATCAGGGTAAGGTGGTAGAGGATCAGGACAAAGTTCCATCGGGTGTCAAGCCTTTGGGTATCAACCCTCGCAAACGTCTCCTCCGGGTAGTTGAAGGGGAGGAAGTTGGTGAAGCTGATGCGATTGGTGGTGATGTGGCAGTTGGTGCGGTGAATAAGATGGACACTTTGGTTGGGAACCGGGTCTTGATGTCTAACACCATCGACCCTCGATCTAGGCGAGAAGCTGTTAGGGTGGAAATTCAGCCTTCTGAGCGCTAGACTGGAGGAGCCACAGTGCCTTTAAGGGCTCTTAAGATTTTTAATCTTCCTCAGGATGTAGTTTCCTATGAGGGTCGGTGTCGGGATGAGCTAATTGATCGATGCAAAGGGCGAGCTGGTCGGGTATGAGTGTTTTATTTATAATTTCCTTTTATTTATATAGAACCAGTTTTCCTTTCGTTAGTCGTAtctattatttttttaattgtatttttGGTGCTCTTGCCTTGACAGTTCCTTGCCGACTTTATGCATATTATGGAGGAGTTTAAGGCTGATAGTGATGGTGAGGCTCGGTCCAAGGTGGAAGCTGAGATATCTGCTCTTAAGGGAGAGAATAAGAAGATTGGGGTGAGTTGTGCAGAATTAGAAAAGCGATCAAACGATTTGGCAAGTGCAAACTCCGCGCTGTCGAAGAAGATTTGAGAGATGGAGGTCGCGGATCAATCGTTGAACAATAAGGTTTCAGAGCTCGAGATCCGACTTCGTTAGGTGGAAAACGAGTGTGATGAAGAGAAGGCTAAGCGCGGGGGTTTGGATCGTCAGCTTGAAGGTATGAATACGTCGTATAAGTTGATTGTTGAGGAGAATGAAAACTTGAAGATTGAAGTACAAAAGGGGGTGGAGGACATTGCCGAGGCTCTAGGCGTTGGTTACCGCCATATGTCCGCCGTACGACCGAAGCAGGGATCAATGTTGAAGGACACTCTTTTGAGAATTACCTTCGAGATTTGGCTGCCTCGTAGGGCGGTGGGTAGTGAAGTCGGGGAATGCCCCGTTTATTGATGTACTAATATTCTTGCTACTTTTGCTGTGCCTGGTTGTTGTTTGAACTACATTTTGTTGTTATTTATCGCTTGAATTTGggattttgtcttctttttctaaatgtttgcttatttttttatttataaagatCTTGAAGACGTGGGGTTATCCTTTGAGTCATCGTGTTAACACGTAAATAAGGTGATCTTTTTTAGATTTGACTTTATTTGCTTGGTAGTTTACTTTGTTGTTAGTGGAAATTTAGCGGCAAAATTCTTGTCCTGAACTGTTTGCCTTGCTGTGTTTTCACTGCGTTTAATTTGCTTCTCTTTTTGTTGTACCTATAACTAATTTTTCACAGTTTTATAGAGGAATATGTCATGTCGCGATGTGAATATTGTGATAACTCTTGCTAATTTTCACTTTATCATGAGGTTTTCACTTATAATAGTTAAGCTGTATTTGGATGATTTGGGAGATTTTATGTATTATCGAACATGTAGAGTTGTTCGCAGTCACAAGGAGTATTTGTCAAATTATTGTTGTTGGTAAAGGAAGTAGATTATTCTAAAAGTTTGTTTTTTTAGACTAAAGATCGACATCAAGGCCGATTTTATTGAGATAACTTAATGGACCTCCCTACAGGGATCTCATGTCGACCCCTTTACGTCGAGGGTGATTTTATGGAAAATATATTGGAGATGTCGTATATTCAGAAAGTTAAGCCAACAGACAACGAAAGTCATATTTATTGAAATAATTTAATGGACCCCCGACGGGGACCTCATATCGACCCCTTTTCGTCGAGGGCAGTTTCATAGGCGGAGAATAAAGTCTTACAAGCATCGATGTCAATCATCTAAGATAATCATTGGTAGAATTTTTTAAGGTGGATTCCATTCCACGCGTTCTTGATTTTCTGGCCATCGAGTTATGCCAATTGCTAAGTCCCTGCACTGACCACCCTCGAGATCCTGTATAGACCCTCCCACATTGGCTTGGACTTTCCTGTTACAGCGGACATTGATGCAGCGGACTCTCGAAGGACGGGGTCGTTGATTTTAAGGCCTTTGCTTTTGACTTTCTTATTGAAGTATTTGGCAGTTTTCTCTTGCTGCATTATCATTTTGAGCTGCGCGGTCTCTCTTGTTTCTTCGAGGAGATTGTTGTGGAACTTTAAGCCTTCAACAGATCGGGAAGAATCGAAGCCTTCAACTCTTGGAGAAATTAAGCTTATTTCAACAGGAAAAACAACATCGAAGCCATAGGCCATTCGAAACGGAGTCTCATCGGTCACAGAGCGAGGTGTTGTTCTGTGTGCCCACATGACGTTTGGCAATTCATCGACCCAACATCGAGGGATTTCTTCGATCCTTTTCTTGAGACCTTGAAGGATAGTTCGATTTGTTACTTCCGCTAATCCATTGGCTTGGGGGTACGTCATTGATGCTTTGATGTGCTGGATCTTGAGTTCCTCGAGGGCTTTTTCAAACTTTGCTCCTACGAATTGTATTCCATTGTCGGAGACGAGGATTCTTGCGATGCCGAATCGGAATGCCACATGTTCCATAAAAAAATTCAATCATCTCCTTTTCTCGAATCTTGGAGAGGGGCTTTGATTCAACCCATTTAGTAGCGTAGTCGACAACAACCACTATATATTGGTATTGATTTTTGGTCTTTGGAAAAGAGCCTATTATATTTATCCCCTATTGGAAGAAAGGACACGAAGCGAGGATCGATGTGAGCTCATTTACTGGTCGACGACTGACACTGCCATGAACTTGGCAAGCCTGAGATTTTTTGACGTACTCTTCACAATCTTTGCGCATCGTGGGCCAGTATAGTCCCTATCGGATGATCTTGAAAGCCAAATTTTTACCTCTGAGGTGCTCGCCACAAATCCTTATGTGAACCTCGATAATGGCGTATTGGGCCTCATCATGGCTAATACATCAAAGTAGGGGCTCAGTTAACGCTCGTCTGTAAAGTGTTGATCCGAGGATACAATAGTTTCTTGCCTTGAACATTAACGCTCGAGCCTCATTCTTCGACCCATGGAGCTTATTATCGAGGATATACAAGATGAAGGGTGTTCTCCAATATGAGATATCTCGTATCTCGTTAATTGAGAGCTCATAGATGGATGGTGTCGATCGTTCTTTGACATAAATGGGTTTAGTGGTGATGGAGAGATTTGAAGACTCTAGCCATGCTAATGAGTCCGCCCACTGGTTTTCCGCTCTATCGATATTCGAGAGCTTCCACGAGGGAAAGTTTTTCAACAAGTCTTGGGCCCGTGTGAGGTATAAGGCCATCCTGTCATTATGGGTCTTAAATTCTTCGTTGATTTGCTTTGTCACTAAATGAGAATCTCCGAATATGTCTATTACCCTATATTTCAGATCAATTGCCAAATTTAGACCCGTAATTTAGcgcttcatattctgccacatTGTTGGTGATGGGGAATTTGAACTTGGGAGCTTGTTGGACTTTGAAACCCTTTGGGATAATTAAAATTATGTCGGCGCCTCCTGAATGGGCTGTAGAGGAACCATCGATAAACAGTAGCCAAGGCCTCACAGTATTTTCATCGAGGTCGGGGTTTCTGGCTTTGAATTGGCATTCAACGATGAAGTCTGATAAGATTTGGGCTTTGATCGCGGTCCGAGGTTTGTACTCGATTAAAAATTGGCTTAGCTCGATTGTCCACGCAGCTAGCCTTCCCGTCATGTCGGGTTTGTGTAGGATCCTTTTGAGTGGCTGATTTGTGAGTACATGTATTTCTCTTGCTTGAAAGTAATGGCGTAGATTCCGGCTCGCGATCACCAAAGCATATTCCAGTTttttgacttggggatatcttGTTTCCGCATCGCGGAGTGAATGGCTGATGTAATACACTGGAGTTTCCTTCCTTTCAACTTGTCGAACAAGGACCATGACGACTGTTTTGTCGATAGCCGAAAGGTAAATTTGCAGAGGTTCACCTGGAATAGGTCGTGTAAGGATCGGTGGTTTAGTTAGGAAGGATTTTAATTTGCCGAAATTGTTTTTACAATCACCATTCCACTCAAAACATGCTGACCTCGAGGCCTTTTTTATTACGGCGAAGAATGGGAGGCATCTTTTAGATGACGGGAATAAACCTTCGATGTGCAGCTATGCATCCTGTTAGCTTTTGTAGATTTTTGATAGATTTAGGATCTTCCATTTCTAAGATTTCTCTTGTCTGCACTGGGTCTGCCTCGATGCCTCGCTGGGTGACTAGAAACCCTAAAAATTTTCCGGCAGGAAGTCCGAAGGAGCATTTATTTGGATTTAGCCGTAAGTTATAGCTTCACGCATTTTCGAAGGTCTCGCGGAGATCGAGTATGTGATCTGAGGCGAGTTTAGATTTGGTTATCATGTTGTCGACGTAGAATAGCATGCTCTTTCCAATTTGTGAGCCAAAGATCATATCCATCATTTGTTGGAACGTGGCACCGTCATTAATCAGGCCAAAAGGCATGACTCGGTATTTGAACACTCCCATGTGCGTGCTAAATATAGTTTGTTCCCAGTCTTGGGAGTCTATCTTTATCTGATTATAACCTGAAAAAGCATCCATGAAAGAAAGGAGCTCATTTCCAGCTTTAGCGTCGATTAGCTGATCGATGTTTGGGAGAGGGTAAAAGTCTTTGGGGAAAGCTCGGTTGACATCCGAGTAGTcgatacacattctccacttttCATTGCTCTTTTTGACTAGCACCATATTAGAAATCCATGAAGGAAATTGAACAGGTTCGATGAACTTGGCTTTGAA carries:
- the LOC141691580 gene encoding uncharacterized protein LOC141691580, producing the protein MEHVAFRFGIARILVSDNGIQFVGAKFEKALEELKIQHIKASMTYPQANGLAEVTNRTILQGLKKRIEEIPRCWVDELPNVMWAHRTTPRSVTDETPFRMAYGFDVVFPVEISLISPRVEGFDSSRSVEGLKFHNNLLEETRETAQLKMIMQQEKTAKYFNKKVKSKGLKINDPVLRESAASMSAVTGKSKPMWEGLYRISRVVSAGT